A region from the Geotrypetes seraphini chromosome 10, aGeoSer1.1, whole genome shotgun sequence genome encodes:
- the RPL28 gene encoding 60S ribosomal protein L28, whose amino-acid sequence MSAHLQWMIIRNCSSFLIKRNKQVYSTEPNNLKSRNSFRYNGLIHRKTVGVEPAADGKGIVVVLKKRAGQRKPATSYEKITINKNARATLSSLRHIIQKNKYRKDLRMAALRRASAILRSQKPVLVKKKRTRATKTA is encoded by the exons ATGTCTGCACATCTCCAGTGGATGATTATCCGGAACTGCTCCAGCTTCCTGATTAAACGGAACAAGCAGGTGTACAGCACT GAACCCAACAATCTGAAGTCCCGGAACTCATTCCGCTACAATGGACTCATCCACCGCAAGACGGTCGGCGTGGAGCCAGCCGCTGATGGCAAAGGCATCGTTGTAGTCCTGAAGAAACGGGCAG GTCAGCGCAAACCAGCCACATCCTATGAGAAAATTACCATCAACAAGAACGCCCGGGCCACGCTGAGCAGCTTGCGCCACATTATTCAGAAGAACAAATATCGCAAGGACTTGCGCATG GCGGCCCTGAGGCGTGCCAGCGCCATCCTGAGGAGTCAGAAGCCAGTCCTGGTGAAGAAGAAGCGAACCAGGGCTACCAAGACTGCCTGA
- the RCVRN gene encoding recoverin, with protein MGNSQSGALSKEVLEDLKMHTHYTEEELCKWYESFKKQCPTGKITQTEFEKIYANFFPDSDPKTYARHVFRSFDTNDDGTLDFREYIIALHLTSSGKTSLKLEWAFSLFDVDRNGEVSKNEVLEIVTAIFKMIPSQEQKNLPEDENTPQKRADKLWAYFKSDDKDKIAEGEFIQGILKNDDIMRLIQYDPKKQS; from the exons ATGGGGAACAGTCAAAGTGGAGCTCTTTCCAAGGAAGTGCTGGAAGACTTGAAGATGCACACCCACTACACAGAGGAAGAACTGTGTAAGTGGTACGAGAGCTTCAAGAAGCAGTGCCCCACTGGCAAGATCACTCAGACGGAATTTGAAAAGATTTATGCCAACTTTTTCCCCGACTCTGACCCCAAGACCTACGCCCGCCATGTCTTTCGCAGCTTTGACACCAACGATGATGGAACGCTGGATTTTCGGGAGTACATCATTGCCCTGCACCTTACCTCCTCAGGCAAGACCAGCCTGAAACTGGAGTGGGCCTTCTCTCTCTTCGATGTGGATCGAAACGGGGAAGTAAGCAAGAATGAAGTCCTCGAAATTGTCACT GCAATATTCAAGATGATTCCATCACAGGAGCAGAAGAATCTCCCGGAGGATGAGAACACCCCACAGAAAAGGGCAGACAAACTCTGGGCCTACTTCAAGAGCGATGACAAGG ATAAAATTGCAGAGGGAGAGTTCATCCAAGGTATTCTAAaaaatgatgacatcatgcgaCTCATCCAGTATGATCCCAAGAAACAATCTTAA